AGACAAAGCTGCCTCTTGGAGAAGGGTGGAGAACAACACATGccaccttggaggaaaggtgtgtgtgtgggggggtgggggggtgggggggtggggagaacgcAGCAAAGAATAATCAGCATGACACAGAACGTAGATCAGGCGTTAGGATTGCCTGtgttaggttgggaaatacctgtagattttgggggtggaggctggacaggatggggtttggggaggcatttCAGCAGGGTATATAATGCcaaaaagtccaccctccaaatcagccatttactccaggggaactgatctgcatagcctagagatcaattgtaaaagcaggatatctccaggtgccaactggaggttggcaactcaatCAAGTGCATTGTCAAAGattttcacagtcagaatcaattggctgttgtggattttccaggttgtgtggctgtggtctggtagttccgcctgcatctatggttggcatcttcagagaccttTCACAGTAGGAACTGTCGTGGAGAGAAACTGTCGTGGATCTTaccatgacaggcctctgaagatgtcagccactgatgcaggcaaaacgtcaggagcaaaatctaccaggccacagccccacacagcccagaaaacccacaacagccaactataTCAAGTGTTCAAATTCTACTTGACTTCATAAATTCTGCCAAATGGTAACAGCCACAGTTAATCGAGGGGCATATGTGTGGATATATTGTGGCATTTATTCTGGACTTCTCTTCAGATATTGTGCATCATATCTTTAAATGAAGGGAGGAAAAATCTGGGAAAACAACACTTTTGGGGGGAAAGAAGGTGAAAAAGAGAACATTCTCTGGGTTGTGTTCACACAACGTTGGCTGCTATGTTACAGTTGCCTTATGCTCATCATTTCCAACAGGATTTTACTCTGTGGGTAAGTCAGTTCAAAGATGAATGAGTGCTGTAACATGACAATAGCATGCTAGCCAACAAAGGCGGAACACAGTTTTGATCATCACAGTTGTTTCTCCTGTGCATGCTGAAGCTGAAACGCAAAGAacattctctcttgctctctttccccccatcttgtcagaactgatctctgtggtctagaGATCAGCAGTAATTCAGGAGAACTTCAACCACTCTCTGGAAGTTGGCACCCCTAGGCCTTGGCTTCTCGGGGTGGACGAGAGGCTGTGTCACTCACCAGGGTCTCTTCCTCCGACAGCCCTGCCTCAGCAGCAATGAGACAAAGAGTGGTGGGGTCAGGGTGCTTGTTCACCCTGTTAAAATTGAACTCCAGGATTTCTCTCTGTTCCTCGGTGGGACTGGCAACTGTTTCAGAGGACATTTTACTGCTTGTGTTGGTTTGATGGAACGAGTGATCTATAGGAAAAGACAGGGATACCAGAATTAGATCCAGCAAGACAGAGGTCTTCTTGGACTTAAATAAATGGCTCAGATCCACTTGCGTGTTTCCTTCAATGGAAGTAATTTTCCCCATTGAGCATGACCTTCTCATTTCCACTCTAGACTGTATcaggaacagagagagagagagaaagtcacACTCTGTTGGCAAAAATCCTCCCGTCAGTGGAAATGTGCCAATAGAGCCACACCAATTTTTGCATGTGTTGAATACGTGGCATAATTTTCTGTTTCACCATTCATCTTTTCAATATCAAGTTTATGTAGAATGTgaaatttccttcccttttccaccCCCAAACTAAATACTTAGAATTCTTCAGTCTTATGGACATCCCTTAATTGTTTTGATTTGGCAGTTGTCAGATTTGAAATTGCACAAAATATTACTGACAAATTACTAAGAACCATAGTCTGTTGGCTTCCAAATACTGTAAAATAGTAAAAACCATTGCATGCCATTAAGTACCATCAGAAATACCATTGCATGCCACTGCTCTCAAATGCAAGATCCCGTTACATGTCAACCATAACATGCTGCTGTACATCAAATACCAAACTAAGTACTAAAATTAAATGACTGAATACAATATCTaactgcacttttatcaatattactgttccaaaaataccaCTCCACCAAAAGAAAGACCAAGAAATTCCCTGGATTACTTGGTGGCAAAGAAGGGGACATTGTGCTATAGCTGATATTCACCCCCCTGCTCCAATTCATGCTGCTGCTGCGAAAgagcagagaggcttgttatttccaagcactctctgttcttaTTATGTCAGTACCTAAATATATCAACATGAGAAAGTGGAGATTGGTGTGTGATTCTGTGtgaatgagcttcttttctgtgagctGGCAATATGGAAGAGGAGAGCAAGCAGGAAAGCATGTAGTGCAAGAGAGTAGGAAGGGTGAAACTAGGCAAGCTGACTgtgcccactctggcagtgaagcaaatttaaaatcatactagaagtggtctcacttgccatggagagaatggaaagtggaagtGAGGTTTGAAGAAatatatctgtacaagaaatAGGGTGGTGACAGACATTCCCTCCTACCatgcagcaggcaccttgtgcataatcagctgaAAAGTAGAGAATCAAAcacagtttttcagattagagtccaccactcttaacccctacaccatgctggctctccataaaATTCATGCCTGTCTCCGTAGGACAGTAGCATCTGGAGAGACAGCCATGGGTTCAGTTTCAGCCACCACACCCAGCAATAGAGAACACACTTTGTCCCCTGCAATGTCTGAACTGAGGCACTGTCATTTGAACCcagagctgggaggggggcagggggggctgagtatttcaaagaaaaaaagtctgTTCAGTGGGAAGCAGTTGCACAACCTGTCTAAAGTTATTCACAGGATGGAGAGTTtcaaggtttctttctttcttttcactgtAAGGAGGGGACACGATTAGTGCAGGGCACTGAAATTATGTCCCCTGACTTAGCAGCTTCAGAGATTTAATCCACCTACTTCCAAGCATAACagctagaaatattttttttaaattaaaagaatgCTGAAATTCCTCATACGTTTAACAGTGTGGCCAACACTGCACGGTGTAGCTTTTTTCTGGGCTCCCACAGAATCTTGGCACAAACAGGGACCCTTCCTGAGCTCTGCTTGACTAAGCATGCTTTGTGAGTGTCAGTAAATTCCCCTATGTGCCAGGGTGCACAACAGTGGTGTGAAAGAATCTGGTGCCATAAATGAATTAAGTAATCAAAGGCTTCTGTCGAGCTCCAAGCTCTCAGCCACGGAAAGGTCTCTGCATTATAACTCACTGCGGGGTGTGTGTAAGACTGCCATATCGCATTATCAGGAGGGAATGGTTCATTCAGTCACTGAGGATACAGCTGAATTTCCTGCTCTCGAAAGAAGCTGCCTGTTTCATCTCTttctaaattatttatttatatttatgtgcCGCCCTTCCCTTtgcgggctcagggcggcttccaacatttcaaaacacaaacaGCATAAAACCATAAATGCAACAATCAAAAACACAGGTTGTTTCTACTAAAATAACCCAGTCAATATCAACAAtaaagggaaagagaagagggaaagaagagttCATAGGGTGCAACCGTAGCTGCCTCAgctataagcctggtggaacagctctgttttacaggccctgcagaatttcaacaggtcccgcagggtcttgctagacagagcattccactaggtGGGGCCAGGATGGAGAATGCCCTGGCctgggttgaggccagctggacatcttttgcgccagggaccaccagcagattactTGCTGATCGCAACATCCATCAGGGGACATACTGGGAGAGGCCAGTCTACACACTACGATTATTATT
The DNA window shown above is from Sphaerodactylus townsendi isolate TG3544 linkage group LG07, MPM_Stown_v2.3, whole genome shotgun sequence and carries:
- the HOPX gene encoding homeodomain-only protein, which codes for MSSETVASPTEEQREILEFNFNRVNKHPDPTTLCLIAAEAGLSEEETLKWFKKRLAEWRRSEGLPSESRSVRD